The Pseudalkalibacillus hwajinpoensis DNA window GAGAACTGAAACGAACTTCTGATATAAAAATCGATGTACTAACAAACGAACAGAAAAAGAAATGGAAAAAAAGATTTATGCCCGTTTATATTCATGCGGAAAAGTCAATTTCTCCATCTCTCTTAAAAGAAATCAAGCGAATTCAAGAGCACTATTCTTCACCATAATTAGGAGGTCGTACTAATGAACACTATTTTCGTCGCTGGCCATTCAAAACTACCAACTGGAATGGCCGCAAACAACATATCTGATACGCTAACCCTTACCCTTGAGATTGACAAAAAGTACGGCGTGATTGTCGATGCTTCATGTACACTCGCAACTGAGCATAGTAAACAATTCGTTAAACAGCTGTTGAAAGGCTTCAGTCTTAAAGATGGTGTGAACGAACCACTTCATCAACTTAAGGAAGGCTACCTCGGTAAAGCTGGGAATGCTTTAGCTGCCGCTCTTAAAGATGCTCATAAACAATATGACATGCATCCAGAGCCTCTACGCAACTAAATAGGCAGAGGGCAAATCAGAGGATTTGCCCTCTGCCTCTTCTAATCTACTTTATCAGTTTTCATCCATCAAGAATGTCATCACTTTTTCAACTCTGTCGCTGAATGATTCATACTTGTGTTCTCCATTCTCAACCACATTAAATTCAATGCAATCCAGCTTCTCTTTTAATAAGCGATAGATTCGTTCATTTGAATCATAGAACGCTTGATTAATTCGACCATCACTCGATTCAGATGTACCACAATCAAGATATAGACGATCAATAGTTGATAAATTTGATAACCCGATGAACTTCTCTAATTCTTCTTGATTACGGAAAAATCCTGATGATATGCCTGCTCCTCTACTGAAAACACTCGGGTATCGACATAAAGCATACGTCGTAATTAGTCCTCCTAGCGAGATTCCTGCCATATAATTCGATTCTTTACGAGTGCGGTATGTGTCATCAATATACTCCTTTAAATCCTTAGCAATAAAGTCAATATATTCCCGCCCTTTCGCATCTAGAGATTCGCTTCTCCCTGTTAGCTTCTCGCTCAGTTCACCCGGTGGCCAGAGACGATATTCCACCATTCGATTAGCGCCAGAATCAATGGCAACGACAATAAGCTGCACTTTATTGCGATCAAGATAGTCTTTAAGACGCAAAGATCTTCCTCCAACCGCTCCTTCATCATCAAACACATTTTGTCCGTCGTGCATATAGAGAACTGGATAAATAGCACTCGTTTGATCGTACGTATCAGGTAAGTAAATTCTGATCATTCGCTCCTCATTAAACGCTGGTATAAAATAACTTGTTTTAAAAAGCACCTTCATCTCCTCCACTCAATAGGTAAAGTTATAGCAAAATCAACCTGCTCCTTCTCAAAAAAAGTAAACCGCCGAGTATACCCGGCGATTTACTTCTATAATCGAATCATCTTTCTAGTTAGTGATGGTACCTTCCCTGCAATAACTTCCCCAATCTCTAATGATGCCGTAGCAGCAGGAGAAGGTGCATTGCAGACGTGAATGGAACGTTTTCCAGGAATAATAAAGAAGTCGTCCACAAGCTGACCATTTTTTAAAAGCGCCTGAGCCCTTACACCGGAATGAGTTGGAACTACATCTCCTTCTTGAATCTCAGGAACAAGGCGCTGAAGACTTTTCACAAACGATTTTCGATGAAATGAACGCACCAGTTCTTTTAAGCCTTCCTTCATATTACTTCCTGCCATTTTCCAGAATCCTTCAAACGTCAGCACATCAAAGGCATCTTTTGAATTGAATGAGAGCTTACCGTATCCCTCCCGCTTCAGGCTTAGTACCGCATTTGGCCCGGCATGAATGGTACCATCCATCATTCGTGTCAGGTGGACACCCAGAAACGGAAAATCTGGATTTGGAACCGGATAAATTAAGTTCCGAACAAGATGGCTTTTCTCTTTCTTAAGTTCAAAGTACTCACCTCTGAATGGAACAATTTTAAGATCTGTATAAATGTCAGCTAGCCTTGCGACCCGGTCACTATGAAGACCTGCGCAGTTTATAAGGAACTGAGTATTAATAGTTCCATTTGATGTATCCAAAACTGCTTCATCAGTATGTTCCTCAATATTTGTTACCGTGGTTCCAGGAAGCAGATCAATCCCTCGTTTCGACAGGATGTCTGCTAGCTTCTCTGTCACCTTCTTGTAATCAACAATACCAGTGGAAGACACCTTAATCCCTTCCACTCCATTAACATGGGGTTCAATCTCAAGAAGCCCTTTTTTGGATAGCTTTTGCACCTGCAGTCCATTCTGTAGACCGCGCTTATACAGGTGATTCATATTTTCCCGTTCTGTTTCATCCACTGCCACAATCACTTTACCGCACACATCATGAGCGATGTCGTTTTCCTGACAGAAGCGAACCATTGAGTCACTGCCCTTTTTCGCTAATGTTGCTTTCATACTGCCTGGCTTATAGTAAATCCCTGAGTGAATCACACCACTGTTTCTTCCAGTTTGATGACTCGCCCATCCCTTCTCCTTTTCGACAACTGCCAGTTTTGCATGTGGATAACGCTTATGAATCGAAAAAGCTGTTGATAAGCCAACGATCCCGCCTCCAATGACTACATAATCATACATCTATATGCTCCCTCCAACTCGAATCAAGCAAATCTACCACGCTGTCGTAACAGTTCCCTGTGCAGTCTTGTATTTTCTTCGAATGCTTCCCGACCGTGGAGCCAGAAACGATTGTTCAACATTATCAATTCTCCTGATGGAAGCTCAAGTCCTTTCGTTGCAGATGAATTCTCCATTGAGCTTGAGAGCTCATTCAAGTAGTTTGCCTGCTCAAGGTTTTCTGGATGAACGAACTGATCAATAAAGCAGATGCAAGGTTCATTGTTTTGTTCGTAGAACGTGGTTCGGAACACTTCTTTCACCACATTTTTGCTTGGGGGTGCTTTATAGATAAGACGCTGCAATGCCATCGGATGCTTATAGAATCGATCAAGCTCTTCCCAATCATCAAGGTGAAGAAGTCGTGAACGTCCTCCCACTGCATTTTGCTCATCAAACTTCATCATCAATAACCAATCTGTTGCCTCATCTACATACGTCCCATCCGTATGAAGGGTGAACAGCCGATACGCCTGGCGCAGGTAAGAATCACTATTATCCGTATGCTTAACGGAGAAACGAGCATAGTAGTTTCCTGACATTGCATCGAAATTCGGTATCCCAATGAGGTGTGAAAAGGCTGTTGAAAACTTTACGTAATCCTCAGGATCAGTTGTCTGCTGGTTCACACCAACGGTAAACCCGCCAGTATGTCGATCATGGAGAATTGCTCGGACGGATTTCTGAAAGTCTTCATCCAGAAGACTCGAAAGCTTATCGGTCAAAATAAATCGCATGTAAGGGATATATTCTAACTGCTGGCTATTAATGCCGCGGACCTCTTCAAAAAAACAGTTGATCACCTGCTGCTCTAGTTCAACGACATACAATCGCTCATGGACAGAACTCGGTTTAATCTGATATCCTTGCCCCTTTTTTGCGATTCTCTCATTCTGTTTTACGCTTGAAAGATTCATTGCACACATACACTTCTCTCCTTTAATAGTTGTTTTCACTACCTGGTTGATGAAATGCAACATAAAAAGCCAGCACACTTCTCCTGTTTTGCGGAAAAGATATACTGGCTTCAAACTGCGTGATAACTCCTGTATGAGTTTCAACAGCTTTAACAGTTATTGTTATGGTAGTCGTTATTTATTCGGCTCTGCCGTCCGGATTTTGAAAGGGGATTCCTTTCTAAAGGGACGCATTAGCTGATAAGTTAAGATTACAATGAATTGAATTTTTCTGTCAATATAAACCCTAAATTAACAGACGGAATGGGGCTTCAAGTAATCTCCTTACATCACTCAGAAACTGAGCCGCTGGTGCACCGTCTATGACCCTGTGATCAAATGTTAGACTTAAAGGGATTTTTGTTCGTTTCACAACGTTCTCCCCTTCAAATTCAGGCACTTCTTCTGCTTTACCGACACCTAGAATCCCAGACTCTGGCGGGTTCAAAACCGGTGTGAAAAATTCAACGCCATAGTTTCCAAGACTCGTAATCGTAAATGTTGATCCAATTAATTGATCATTATCGAGCTGTCCTTCTTTTGCAAGCTTACCTACACTTTTTATTTCTTTAGAAAGTTCCCCAAGTGCCATCGTATTTGCATTTCGAATGACAGGTACCATTAACCCTTTTTTAAGCGCAACAGCCACTCCAAGATGAATTTTTTCATATAGTTGAATTTCGTCATTCACAAAACAACTATTCATTTGTGGATGATCACAGAGAGCCTGCACGGCTGCTTTTGCAATAAAATCCGTCACAGACAGTCTGTGCCCTTCATCAAGCTGGCTCTTTGCCTGCTTTCGAATTTCCATTAAATTCGTTACATCTGCTTTCATTGTTATGGTTAGCTGTGCTGAGTTTTGGAGACTATCGTACATACGATCCGCAATTACTTTTCTCATCCCTGTAACTTTAACCGCTCTTGATTTCTTTTCTTCAGGAATATCTTCTGTTTGCTTAGGTGTGACCGGATCTTTCTTTTGAATCGCTTTTTCTACATCTGCTCTTGTCACTCTTCCATTAGGGCCTGTCCCATTCAGTTCTTCTACATTTAGCCCCACTTTATTAGCAAGCTTTTTGGCTGCTGGAGATATTCGTATCTTGTTTCTTTTCTTTGAGACGATAGGTTCAGGTCTATCGAGCACCTCCACAGAGGTTGCCGTTTCCTCCCTGACTTCGGAGGACTCACTACTTTGCTGAATAACCTGCTCACTCTCTTCACCAATATAACCAATTGGCTTTCCTACAGGAACCACATCATTTAACTCAGCTGTCATTTCAATTAAATACCCATCTCCAGGTGATTCAATGTCTTTTTCAATTTTATCAGAACTAATGACAGCTACAGTCTCCCCTTTTTTCACTGGAGCTCCTTTCTCTTTTACCCACTCTACAAGCGTTCCTTCTTCCATACTCATCCCAAGCTTCGGCATAATGAGTTCGAGCGACATCCACACAGCTCCCTCCTAAGTTATCTTATCCACAATTTAAACAATGATTTCTTCGCCAAGAAGCTCCATAGCTTTTTGAATCACTTTTTCGGGTGTTGGAAGATAAAGATCTTCTAATGCAGGTGAAAATGGAACAGGTGTATGAGGAGCTGTTACCATTTTGATTGGCGCATCTAGATAGTCAAAACCTTTATCAGCAACAAGTGCTGACAAATCTGTCGCTGCACTGCATCGTGGATTGGCTTCATCTACAATAATAAGTCTTCCTGTTTTTTCAACAGAACGCAGAATACTATCCTCATCAAGCGGTGAAAGGGTGCGTGGATCTATAACTTCTGTCTCAATCCCCTTTTTCGCCAATTGATCAGCCGCTTTTAATGCCGTATGAACCTGCTTTCCAATCGCAATGATTGTTAGATCAGATCCTTTCCGCTTAATATCTGCCTTCCCGAATGGGATGGTATAAAGACCTTCTGGAACATCACCTTTCATTGTATATAGCGTTTTATCTTCAAAGAAGATGACAGGGTCATCATCGTGTAAAATGGATTGTAATAATAGTCCTTTGCAGTCAGCCGGTGTGGAAGGCACAACCACCTTCACGCCAGGGATGGATGTAAAAAGACCATAAAGGCTCTGGGAATGCTGTGCAGCTGCTCTGAATCCTGCTCCATGCATTGTACGAATGGTGAGCGGCACTCTCGCTTTTCCACCAAACATGTAACGAAGCTTTGCACCCTGGTTCATCACCTCATCAAGACAGCTGCCAATAAAATCATTAAACATTAGCTCTGCGATCGGACGTAATCCTGTTGCGGCCGCCGTAACAGATGCCCCTATGTAGCCTGCCTCTGCAATCGGCGTATCTAGAATTCGTTCTCTCCCAAACTCCTGCACAAGCCCTTTCGTTACGCCCATGACACCGCCCCATGCTTCCTCATCATGCAAGTGATCCACTTCCGCTCCCCCAGCAACATCTTCACCCATAAGGATTACATTCTCATCCTCTCTCATCGCAAGGCGAATTGCCTCGTTCACTGCATCCGCAAATGTTATGATTCTTGCCATTACGCTTCACCTCCATCGGAATTGTAAGACACGTAAACATCTGTCAATAGTTCTTCAGGTGCAGGATCAGGACTCTTTTCAGCAAATTCAACGGCTTTGTTTACTGCCTGAATGACTCTGCTATCGATATCAGAAAGTTCGTCATCAGCCATCATCTTCTCCTTAACGAGATAATCCCTGAACAATTGAATCGCATCAAGTGCTTCGAGGTGTTGTGTTTTTTCAGCTCCTTTATACGTCTGTGCATCACCTTCGAAGTGACCGTAATTTCGGTAGGTTCTACATTCAATAAGCGTTGGTCCTTCCCCATTCCTTGCTCGCTCCACCGCTCGTTCAGCCGCTTTATAAACAGCGAGAATATCTTTTCCATCTACAATTTCACCTGGTATGTTATAACCTGCAGCACGATCTGCAATTGTCGTACAGCTAGAAGCATATTCAAATGGCGTTGCCTCTGCATATCCATTGTTCTCTGCAATAAAAATCACTGGTAGTTTCCAGATGGCAGCAAGGTTAATCCCTTCATGGAATGTACCGTGATTATTTGCTCCATCTCCAAAGAAACAAACAGCTACTGCATTATTTTTCTTTACTTTTGCGGTTAGAGCTGCTCCTGCAGCAAGTGGAAATCCACCACCTACAATTCCGTTCGCACCGAGCATTCCCTTCTCCACGTCTGCAATGTGCATAGATCCTCCTTTACCGTTACAAAGCCCTGTTGCCTTTCCGTATATTTCAGCCATCATGCCATTGAGATCGCAGCCTTTCGCAATACAATGACCATGTCCTCGATGCGTACTTGTAATACTATCCTGATCATCAAGGTGAGCACACACCCCTACTGCTACCGCTTCTTCTCCTGCGTAAAGATGAACAAACCCTGGCAGTACACCAGTGCTAAACACTTCATGCACTTTGTCTTCAAAATGACGTATTTCACTCATTTTCTCAAACATCCAGGCAGCTTTTTCCTTTGAGAATGTCGGCTTAGACGTTTTTATTATAGACACGTTGCCATTCCTCCCTTTATTACACAGAATTTGTTTACACAACTCTTTATTGCAAGATTCATACCAAAAAGAAAACGCTTACAAATTAAGCGTTTTCTCTCATTTACGTTTATTGGTGAGACAGAATAACTGGGCGATGTCTCATTTTGTCTCATTATTTCTTATAACAGCTTATATTTCTTTAACTTTCGATACAACGTACTTCTTGGCATGTTAAGAGCTTTTGCGGTTGAAGAAACATTCCCACTGTTTTCCTCGAGAGCTCCGACAATTTTGTGCTTCTCAAGCTGTTTCATATAGGATTCTTCTTTCTGAATGCGCTCGGTTCCAGTGGTCATACAAGATTGAATGGAGGTCGAAGGAAGCTGATCTGGGTAGAGTATTTGCAAGCGTTGAAGCACATTATGCAATTCTCGAATGTTCCCTTTCCATTCCTGTTCTTTGAGTTCTTTCATAATATTAGGAGGAAAACGAATTTTCCAATTCATACGAGAGCAATACTCTTCAACTAGATAAGGGATATCCTCTCCCCTTTCACGAAGAGAAGGAAGATAGAGTGGAAAAACAACTATTCTATAATACAAGTCTTCGCGAAATGCTCCCCTCTCTACCATTTCCTCCAACCTACAGTGAGTTGCTGTTATCACTCTTATATCGATGGAGATTGGTTTATCTCCACCTATGGGGGTAATTTCTTTCTCTTGCAGTACACGAAGAAGCGCAACTTGCATCGAATGAGAAATATCTCCTATTTCATCTAGAAATAAGGTGCCTCCATCGGCCTGTGCAAGCTTTCCACGAAATCCTTTTCTATTGGCTCCTGTAAATGAACCTGAAGTATACCCAAATAATTCACTTTCAATTAATGAAGATGGAATAGCTCCACAATTGACAGCAACAAAGGGACCATGAGCTCGATTACTATTAAGATGGATGGCATGCGCCAATAATTCCTTCCCGGTACCTGTTTCGCCATGAATATGTACGGACGCATTCGTTTTTGCTACTTTCTTTGCCTGATTGATAACAGTATTAAAAGATGAACTTATTCCCTTAACTCCATTAAAAACAAATACTGGCGGAGGAAGATTTGTTTGGTTTTTTTTGTATGCAGATTCTAAAATAATTTTTGTTCCAATAATTCGTTCGTTATAAATCGATCGAATCTGTATTTTTTGTTTAATGCGCGTTTGGCTCAGTTCTTCTAGGAAAACTCCTTTTTGAATACAATCTTTTGAGCTTGACCAGATAACTTTGTTTTTTTGATTTACTAATAGAAAAGGTTCCTTTTCTGCATCGTTGACGTACCGAAGTAGTTCTAACTCTTCTTCTTTGATTCGCAGTTGCCATTCTTTCTCAATCGCAAATGCTGTCGACACAACGGCTGCAAGGGCGTGCTCATGTGCCGAATGTTCAACAGGACTCGTAACATCAAGAACCCCTACAAGCTTACCTTCATAATGAATGGGAGAAGCTGAACAAATCCATTGATGAGATGCGACAGAGAAATGCTCGGATCCTTTAACTGTAATGGGTTCATTGATACGAATCGCTGTCCCGATCGCATTTGTTCCAACAAGCTCCTCCGTCCACCTTACACCTTTCTTAAAATTAATCGTCAGTGCTCTTTGCAATGTATCTTTCTGTCCAAACGCCTTTAACACATATCCTTCTGCATCAGTTAGCAACACCATTGACCTTGCATTCCCAAAAAAGGTGTAAAGCTTCTCTAAATAATGTGACGAGAGATCCATTAACAACTTATTGTTTGTTAGTCGTGTTTCCAGATTCTCTTCTGTTAGGACATGCTCTCCCTTACCACCATAAGGATTGACGCCTTTCCGCTGACATAAGTGCCATGACTCCGATATTCGCTCTCGAATCCTTGAAGAATCCAGCACACCTTCTCTTACAAATCGATTCCATACTTCAAGTCTTAACGGTTCAGTCGTGTTCATTCCCTTCACCTCTATATTGGTTATTGGAGACATGACGGAGCTGACCTTCCATCTTACCTATTCGATGGCATTTGACTTAATCCTTTCTTAAGAACGAGGAACATTCTGTACACTATTTTAACCCCCTCTTATTTTTCTTGCTTTTAATTTTAAAAATGTTATTGTGAATATAAATATAAAATATTCACATATTCACATATTCACAAAAGGGGATTTTGAAAATGGCACGAGGTTTTTCTAAACAGGAATTAACAGAGATTCGACAACAGCTGATTGATGAAGCAAGAAATCAGTATCGCACTAGAGGATTTAAGACAGGGATCAAAGATTTAACCGATGCTATCGGGATTGCCCCTGGTTCATTCTATAAGTTCTATACGTCGAAAGAAGAGCTCATCTTCACCATACTTGAAGAAGAAGAAGCCTCCATTAAAGAAATATTGTTTAATGAATTCAATCATATGGCATTCACATCTCCAAACGAGATTGCATGCTTTTTGATAAGAGGGGTCGAGCTTGCGACCGGCAATCCCTTTATCGAACTCATGATGTCTCCAACCCAAATGAGTGCGATCTCGCGCAAAGTACCGAAAGAGCGGTTAGAACGTCATATGAATCATGACCAATTATCACTTGAGAAGCTGCTCCCCCTTCAAGATCATCCTCAAAAGAAGACGATTGGTAGCGTCATTCGTGCGTTCTTTCTTCTAACAATGCATCAGCGAGAAATCGGTCAAGACGAGTTTCAAAACACGCTTCACTTTTATGCCAACGCACTGGCACATGAAATTCTTAGGGAGGGATAAAGGATGCTGAAGATTAGCCAGGTAAGCTATCGCTATCCCAAATCTCATCATCAAACGTTGACTGACATTGATTTCGCGGTTGCTGAAGGGGAGATCTTTGGATTTCTTGGTCCATCCGGAGCTGGAAAGAGCACGATTCAAAAAATCCTGATCGGTTTGATTAAAGACTATCAGGGTTCAGCGATCGTGAATGGACATGAAATTCGTGAAACGACTTCTGACTTCTATGAACAGATCGGAGTGGCATTTGAATTTCCAAATTTCTATTCAAAATTTACAGCAATGGAGAACTTGAAGCTCTTCTCGAAGTTTTATAAAAGCAAAGGGAATGAACCGCTCGATCTGTTGAAGCAAGTGGGACTTGAGGAAGCTGCCCAAATGAAAGCCTCTGCTTTATCGAAAGGCATGAAGATGCGACTTAATTTCGTACGTGCGCTTCTTCATAATCCAGATATTCTTTTTCTCGATGAACCAACATCAGGTCTTGATCCCACAAATGCACGGATGATCATCGACTACATTTTGAATATGAAGCACGAAGGAAAAACAGTGATCATCACAACTCATAACATGCACGTTGCTGAGGAAATCTGTGACCGTGTCGCGTTTATTGTTGATGGGAAAGTCGAACTTATCGATGCGCCCCAAAAGCTTATGCGAAAAAG harbors:
- a CDS encoding DUF3870 domain-containing protein, which encodes MNTIFVAGHSKLPTGMAANNISDTLTLTLEIDKKYGVIVDASCTLATEHSKQFVKQLLKGFSLKDGVNEPLHQLKEGYLGKAGNALAAALKDAHKQYDMHPEPLRN
- a CDS encoding alpha/beta hydrolase encodes the protein MLFKTSYFIPAFNEERMIRIYLPDTYDQTSAIYPVLYMHDGQNVFDDEGAVGGRSLRLKDYLDRNKVQLIVVAIDSGANRMVEYRLWPPGELSEKLTGRSESLDAKGREYIDFIAKDLKEYIDDTYRTRKESNYMAGISLGGLITTYALCRYPSVFSRGAGISSGFFRNQEELEKFIGLSNLSTIDRLYLDCGTSESSDGRINQAFYDSNERIYRLLKEKLDCIEFNVVENGEHKYESFSDRVEKVMTFLMDEN
- the lhgO gene encoding L-2-hydroxyglutarate oxidase, with the translated sequence MYDYVVIGGGIVGLSTAFSIHKRYPHAKLAVVEKEKGWASHQTGRNSGVIHSGIYYKPGSMKATLAKKGSDSMVRFCQENDIAHDVCGKVIVAVDETERENMNHLYKRGLQNGLQVQKLSKKGLLEIEPHVNGVEGIKVSSTGIVDYKKVTEKLADILSKRGIDLLPGTTVTNIEEHTDEAVLDTSNGTINTQFLINCAGLHSDRVARLADIYTDLKIVPFRGEYFELKKEKSHLVRNLIYPVPNPDFPFLGVHLTRMMDGTIHAGPNAVLSLKREGYGKLSFNSKDAFDVLTFEGFWKMAGSNMKEGLKELVRSFHRKSFVKSLQRLVPEIQEGDVVPTHSGVRAQALLKNGQLVDDFFIIPGKRSIHVCNAPSPAATASLEIGEVIAGKVPSLTRKMIRL
- the glaH gene encoding glutarate dioxygenase GlaH is translated as MNLSSVKQNERIAKKGQGYQIKPSSVHERLYVVELEQQVINCFFEEVRGINSQQLEYIPYMRFILTDKLSSLLDEDFQKSVRAILHDRHTGGFTVGVNQQTTDPEDYVKFSTAFSHLIGIPNFDAMSGNYYARFSVKHTDNSDSYLRQAYRLFTLHTDGTYVDEATDWLLMMKFDEQNAVGGRSRLLHLDDWEELDRFYKHPMALQRLIYKAPPSKNVVKEVFRTTFYEQNNEPCICFIDQFVHPENLEQANYLNELSSSMENSSATKGLELPSGELIMLNNRFWLHGREAFEENTRLHRELLRQRGRFA
- a CDS encoding dihydrolipoamide acetyltransferase family protein, producing MSLELIMPKLGMSMEEGTLVEWVKEKGAPVKKGETVAVISSDKIEKDIESPGDGYLIEMTAELNDVVPVGKPIGYIGEESEQVIQQSSESSEVREETATSVEVLDRPEPIVSKKRNKIRISPAAKKLANKVGLNVEELNGTGPNGRVTRADVEKAIQKKDPVTPKQTEDIPEEKKSRAVKVTGMRKVIADRMYDSLQNSAQLTITMKADVTNLMEIRKQAKSQLDEGHRLSVTDFIAKAAVQALCDHPQMNSCFVNDEIQLYEKIHLGVAVALKKGLMVPVIRNANTMALGELSKEIKSVGKLAKEGQLDNDQLIGSTFTITSLGNYGVEFFTPVLNPPESGILGVGKAEEVPEFEGENVVKRTKIPLSLTFDHRVIDGAPAAQFLSDVRRLLEAPFRLLI
- a CDS encoding alpha-ketoacid dehydrogenase subunit beta; amino-acid sequence: MARIITFADAVNEAIRLAMREDENVILMGEDVAGGAEVDHLHDEEAWGGVMGVTKGLVQEFGRERILDTPIAEAGYIGASVTAAATGLRPIAELMFNDFIGSCLDEVMNQGAKLRYMFGGKARVPLTIRTMHGAGFRAAAQHSQSLYGLFTSIPGVKVVVPSTPADCKGLLLQSILHDDDPVIFFEDKTLYTMKGDVPEGLYTIPFGKADIKRKGSDLTIIAIGKQVHTALKAADQLAKKGIETEVIDPRTLSPLDEDSILRSVEKTGRLIIVDEANPRCSAATDLSALVADKGFDYLDAPIKMVTAPHTPVPFSPALEDLYLPTPEKVIQKAMELLGEEIIV
- a CDS encoding thiamine pyrophosphate-dependent dehydrogenase E1 component subunit alpha, yielding MFEKMSEIRHFEDKVHEVFSTGVLPGFVHLYAGEEAVAVGVCAHLDDQDSITSTHRGHGHCIAKGCDLNGMMAEIYGKATGLCNGKGGSMHIADVEKGMLGANGIVGGGFPLAAGAALTAKVKKNNAVAVCFFGDGANNHGTFHEGINLAAIWKLPVIFIAENNGYAEATPFEYASSCTTIADRAAGYNIPGEIVDGKDILAVYKAAERAVERARNGEGPTLIECRTYRNYGHFEGDAQTYKGAEKTQHLEALDAIQLFRDYLVKEKMMADDELSDIDSRVIQAVNKAVEFAEKSPDPAPEELLTDVYVSYNSDGGEA
- a CDS encoding sigma-54-dependent Fis family transcriptional regulator, with product MNTTEPLRLEVWNRFVREGVLDSSRIRERISESWHLCQRKGVNPYGGKGEHVLTEENLETRLTNNKLLMDLSSHYLEKLYTFFGNARSMVLLTDAEGYVLKAFGQKDTLQRALTINFKKGVRWTEELVGTNAIGTAIRINEPITVKGSEHFSVASHQWICSASPIHYEGKLVGVLDVTSPVEHSAHEHALAAVVSTAFAIEKEWQLRIKEEELELLRYVNDAEKEPFLLVNQKNKVIWSSSKDCIQKGVFLEELSQTRIKQKIQIRSIYNERIIGTKIILESAYKKNQTNLPPPVFVFNGVKGISSSFNTVINQAKKVAKTNASVHIHGETGTGKELLAHAIHLNSNRAHGPFVAVNCGAIPSSLIESELFGYTSGSFTGANRKGFRGKLAQADGGTLFLDEIGDISHSMQVALLRVLQEKEITPIGGDKPISIDIRVITATHCRLEEMVERGAFREDLYYRIVVFPLYLPSLRERGEDIPYLVEEYCSRMNWKIRFPPNIMKELKEQEWKGNIRELHNVLQRLQILYPDQLPSTSIQSCMTTGTERIQKEESYMKQLEKHKIVGALEENSGNVSSTAKALNMPRSTLYRKLKKYKLL
- a CDS encoding TetR/AcrR family transcriptional regulator codes for the protein MARGFSKQELTEIRQQLIDEARNQYRTRGFKTGIKDLTDAIGIAPGSFYKFYTSKEELIFTILEEEEASIKEILFNEFNHMAFTSPNEIACFLIRGVELATGNPFIELMMSPTQMSAISRKVPKERLERHMNHDQLSLEKLLPLQDHPQKKTIGSVIRAFFLLTMHQREIGQDEFQNTLHFYANALAHEILREG
- a CDS encoding ABC transporter ATP-binding protein, whose amino-acid sequence is MLKISQVSYRYPKSHHQTLTDIDFAVAEGEIFGFLGPSGAGKSTIQKILIGLIKDYQGSAIVNGHEIRETTSDFYEQIGVAFEFPNFYSKFTAMENLKLFSKFYKSKGNEPLDLLKQVGLEEAAQMKASALSKGMKMRLNFVRALLHNPDILFLDEPTSGLDPTNARMIIDYILNMKHEGKTVIITTHNMHVAEEICDRVAFIVDGKVELIDAPQKLMRKRSKQTLHLTFHKESGGASTLTLPTTNLANNPTFMEILQSNRLISMYTEEATLEDIFIEVTGRKLA